A stretch of Sus scrofa isolate TJ Tabasco breed Duroc unplaced genomic scaffold, Sscrofa11.1 Contig1966, whole genome shotgun sequence DNA encodes these proteins:
- the LOC100510969 gene encoding LOW QUALITY PROTEIN: olfactory receptor 4K17-like (The sequence of the model RefSeq protein was modified relative to this genomic sequence to represent the inferred CDS: inserted 1 base in 1 codon; deleted 2 bases in 1 codon): MSTIKSSNKNKKSGSLHGISAFFFLSTGHPAEQSTQLETMEQLNQSKVSEFILLGLTSSQDIQFLLFVLVSVIYMATVLGNLVIVVTEFYIPNLNTPMYFLLGNLSFVDMILASLVSPKIIVNFVKKHKTISLDECFTQIFLLHLLGRVEMVLLVSMAYDRYVAICKPLRYTTIMNKKVCILLIVTSRFLGLLHLGLQIPFVVNLPFCGSNVVDSVFCDLPLVAKLACIDTYIVQIVIAANRGMTSLSCFIILLISYSLILITIRSHSSTGQSKAHSTLSAHITVVVLSFXPCIFIYIWPFSNHSVDKFLVVFYTVITPIWNPIIYTLRNKEMKTAMKKFWGCFVSSRHDT; encoded by the exons ATGTCTACTATAAAAAGTAGTAACAA GAATAAAAAGTCTGGCAGTCTCCATGGTATtagtgctttcttctttctttctacagGTCATCCT GCAGAACAATCCACACAACTGGAGACCATGGAGCAATTAAATCAGTCGAAAGtttcagaatttattttgctGGGACTGACCAGTTCCCAGGATATACAGTTTCTTCTCTTTGTGCTTGTCTCAGTTATCTATATGGCCACAGTTTTGGGTAACCTTGTCATTGTCGTTACAGAGTTTTACATCCCAAACCTGAACACTCCCATGTACTTTCTCCTGGGGAACCTCTCCTTTGTGGACATGATCCTTGCTTCACTGGTCAGCCCTAAGATAATTGTGAACTTTGTAAAAAAGCACAAGACCATTTCCTTGGATGAATGCTTCACACAGATCTTTCTCCTCCACTTACTGGGTAGAGTCGAAATGGTGCTTTTAGTTTCCATGGCATATGACAGATACGTGGCTATTTGTAAGCCGCTACGTTACACGACCATCATGAACAAGAAGGTGTGTATTTTGCTGATAGTGACCTCACGGTTCTTAGGTCTCCTTCACTTGGGGCTTCAGATACCTTTTGTTGTGAACTTGCCTTTCTGTGGTTCCAACGTAGTGGACAGCGTTTTCTGTGATCTCCCCCTGGTTGCTAAGCTTGCCTGcatagatacttatattgtacaGATAGTCATTGCGGCCAACAGAGGAATGACCTCTCTGAGCTGTTTCatcattttgcttatttcctACAGTCTGATTCTCATAACGATTAGGAGCCATTCTTCCACTGGGCAGTCCAAAGCCCATTCCACTTTGAGTGCTCACATCACAGTGGTGGTTCTTTCCT GGCCATGCATCTTCATCTATATCTGGCCCTTCAGCAACCACTCTGTGGATAAGTTTCTTGTGGTATTTTACACTGTTATCACCCCTATCTGGAACCCAATTATCTATACTCTGcgaaacaaagaaatgaagacagccaTGAAGAAATTCTGGGGGTGCTTTGTGAGTTCTAGACATGATACTtag